In Juglans regia cultivar Chandler chromosome 5, Walnut 2.0, whole genome shotgun sequence, the following are encoded in one genomic region:
- the LOC108983969 gene encoding fasciclin-like arabinogalactan protein 12, producing the protein MARQALFALSILLVFLFDSITTLAQPATAPALPATPPIPVATPPTPVAKPPTPVATPPTPVATPPTLSATPPSGLPAKAPAQSAQIPVQKGPTDVVKILEKAKGYSVFIRLLKSTGLAGQLYGQLNNSNVGFTIFAPTDGAFSSLKAGTINSLSDLQKTQLIQFHILNTVVTLSNFQTLSNPVPTEAGDTSAGEFPLNVTTAGNQVNISTGLVNATLGGTIYSDNQLIMYRVDKVLLPLDIFVPKTKKAAAPAATLAKPNGTADAADSPSGGDAAGVGTDDDAAKVDHSGAVRLSWRGTLLSIGVSLVAFIVTKAT; encoded by the coding sequence ATGGCCAGACAGGCTCTCTTTGCCCTCTCAATTCTACTTGTTTTTCTCTTTGATAGCATTACAACTTTAGCTCAGCCAGCTACCGCTCCAGCATTGCCTGCCACGCCCCCAATCCCAGTTGCCACACCCCCAACCCCGGTTGCCAAGCCCCCAACCCCGGTTGCCACTCCTCCAACCCCAGTTGCCACTCCTCCAACCCTGTCTGCCACACCCCCGTCCGGCCTACCAGCAAAGGCCCCAGCTCAGTCTGCCCAAATCCCTGTACAAAAGGGCCCTACTGATGTTGTCAAAATCTTGGAAAAGGCTAAGGGCTACTCAGTATTTATCCGCCTCTTAAAGAGCACTGGATTGGCTGGACAACTATATGGTCAgctaaataattcaaatgttgGCTTTACAATATTTGCTCCTACAGATGGTGCATTTTCAAGCCTCAAAGCAGGCACTATAAACTCTCTGTCTGATCTTCAGAAGACCCAACTCATACAATTTCACATCTTAAACACTGTGGTTACTCTATCAAACTTCCAGACTCTAAGCAATCCAGTGCCAACAGAAGCTGGAGATACCAGCGCTGGAGAATTCCCACTGAACGTGACAACTGCCGGCAATCAAGTGAACATATCAACTGGCCTCGTGAATGCCACATTGGGAGGTACAATATACTCGGATAACCAGCTTATCATGTATCGAGTAGACAAAGTGCTTCTTCCACTCGACATATTCGTGCCTAAGACTAAAAAAGCAGCAGCTCCCGCAGCAACACTTGCAAAGCCAAATGGAACTGCAGATGCTGCAGACAGTCCATCTGGTGGTGATGCTGCTGGCGTTGGTACTGATGACGATGCTGCTAAAGTGGACCACTCTGGTGCTGTGAGGCTCAGCTGGCGCGGAACATTGTTGTCCATTGGAGTTTCCCTGGTCGCATTCATTGTGACGAAAGCAACTTGA